From a region of the Ovis aries strain OAR_USU_Benz2616 breed Rambouillet chromosome 10, ARS-UI_Ramb_v3.0, whole genome shotgun sequence genome:
- the SUPT20H gene encoding transcription factor SPT20 homolog isoform X6 yields MQQTLELALDRAEYVIESARQRPPKRKYLSSGRKSIFQKLYDLYIEECEKEPEVKKLRRNVNLLEKLVMQETLSCLVVNLYPGNEGYSLMLRGKNGSDSETIRLPYEEGELLEYLDAEELPPILVDLLEKSQVNIFHCGCVIAEIRDYRQSSNMKSPGYQSRHILLRPTMQTLICDVHSITSDNHKWTQEDKLLLESQLILATAEPLCLDPSVAVTCTANRLLYNRQKMNTRPMKRCFKRYSRSSLNRQQDMSHGPPPPQLKLLDFLQKRKERKAGQHYDLKISKAGNCVDMWKRSPCNLAVPSEVDVEKYAKVEKSIKSDDSQPTVWPAHDVKDDYIFECEAGNQYQKTKLTILQSLGDPLYYGKIQPCKEDEESDSPMSPSQFVIGSKTDAERVVNQYQELVQNEAKCPVKMSHSSSGSASLSQLSPGKETEQPETVSVQSSVLGKGVKHRPPPIKLPSTSGNSSSGNYFTPQQASSFLKSPTPPPASKPPSLSRKSSVDLNQVSMLSPAALSPASSSQRSGTPKPSTPTPTPSSTPHPPDAQSSTPITPSATPTPQDSGFTPQPTLLTQFAQQQKSLSQAMPVTTIPLSTMVTSITTGTTATQVMANSAGLNFINVVGSVCGAQALMSGSNPMLGCNTGAITPAGINLSGLLPSGGLLPNALPGAMQTASQAGVPFGLKNTSSLRPLNLLQLPGGSLIFNTLQQQQQQQLSQFTPQQPQPQQPTTSSPQQPGEQGSEQSLTSQEQALSAQHAAVINLAGVGSFMHSQAAVLSQLGSAENRPEQSLPQQRLQLSSAFQQQQQQIQQLRFLQHQMAMAAAAAQTAQLHRHRHTGSQSKSKVKRGTPATPKF; encoded by the exons ATG CAACAAACTTTAGAACTAGCTTTGGATCGTGCAGAG tatgtCATTGAAAGTGCCCGGCAGAGACCTCCTAAAAGGAAATACCTATCTAGTGGAAG aaaatctatATTTCAAAAACTTTATGACTTATATAttgaagaatgtgaaaaagagcCTGAGGTTAAG aaattaagaagaaatgtgAACTTATTAGAGAAGCTTGTTATGCAAGAGACATTGTCATGTTTAGTGGTCAACCTATACCCGGGAAATGAGGGATATTCTCTGATgctcaggggaaaaaatggatCAG attctGAGACCATTCGACTGCCTTATGAAGAGGGAGAATTGCTTGAATACTTGGATGCAGAAGAATTACCTCCAATTTTGGTTGATCTCCTAGAAAAATCTCAG gttaatatttttcattgtggATGCGTCATAGCAGAAATACGTGACTATAGGCAGTCCAGTAACATGAAATCTCCTGGTTACCAAAGTAGGCACATTCTGTTACGTCCAACAATGCAG ACTTTAATCTGTGATGTACATTCAATAACAAGTGATAACCATAAGTGGACCCAG GAAGACAAACTTTTGCTTGAGAGCCAATTGATTCTGGCTACAGCGGAGCCGCTGTGTCTTGATCCTTCCGTAGCTGTCACCTGCACTGCAAACAGACTGCTCTATAACAGGCAAAAGATGAACACACGCCCAATGAAACG ATGTTTCAAGAGATATTCCAGGTCCTCTCTGAATCGGCAACAGGATATGTCTCATGGTCCACCTCCTCCTCAGCTAAAATTACTTGATTTcttacaaaaaagaaaggaaagaaaagcaggtCAGCATTATGACCTCAAAATTTCTAAAGCAGGAAAT tgtgTAGATATGTGGAAACGGAGTCCCTGTAATTTGGCTGTACCTTCTGAGGTGGAT GTGGAAAAATATGCCAAAGTAGAAAAATCTATCAAGTCTGATGACTCACAACCAACAGTCTGGCCAGCCCAT GATGTAAAAGATGATTATATATTTGAATGTGAAGCTGGTAATCAGTATCAGAAAACAAAGCTGACCATTTTGCAGTCACTTGGTGATCCACTTTACTATGGTAAAATCCAGCCATGTAAAGAAGATGAGGAGAGTGACAGTCCGATGTCACCGTCCCA GTTCGTTATTGGatcaaagactgatgctgagag AGTAGTCAATCAGTACCAGGAATTGGTCCAGAATGAAGCCAAATGTCCAGTGAAGATGTCACATAGCTCCAGTGGCTCAGCCAGCTTGAGTCAGCTTTCTCCAGGGAAAGAAACAGAA CAGCCTGAGACCGTGTCAGTTCAGTCTTCAGTACTGGGGAAGGGAGTGAAACATCGACCTCCACCCATCAAACTTCCCTCAACCTCAGGAAATAGTTCCTCAG GTAACTATTTTACACCACAACAGGCCAGCAGCTTTCTTAAATCTCCAACTCCTCCTCCTGCTTCTAAGCCACCAAGTCTTTCTCGGAAGTCATCCGTGGATCTTAATCAAGTTAGCATGCTTTCTCCAGCTGCCCTGTCACCTGCCAGTTCATCACAAA GATCTGGAACTCCTAAGCCATCTACTCCTACACCAACCCCTTCATCGACCCCACACCCTCCTGATGCTCAGAGCTCAACTCCTATTACCCCTTCAGCTACCCCTACTCCCCAAGATTCAGGCTTCACCCCTCAGCCCACTTTGTTAACTCAGTTTGCTCAGCAGCAAAAGTCTCTGAGCCAGGCAATGCCTGTAACGACCATTCCTCTTTCCACCATGGTAACATCTATAACTACAGGAACCACAGCCACCCAGGTCATGGCAAACTCTGCTGGACTTAACTTCATCAATGTAGTGGGCTCTGTTTG TGGAGCTCAAGCTTTGATGAGTGGTTCAAACCCTATGCTGGGCTGTAACACTGGTGCCATAACTCCTGCAGGAATAAACCTGAGTGGCCTTCTACCCTCAGGGGGTCTGCTACCAAATGCATTGCCGGGTGCAATGCAGACAGCCTCTCAAGcag GTGTTccatttggtttaaaaaatacttcaagtctcaggcccttaaatctactccAG CTTCCAGGCGGCTCGCTCATTTTTAACACtctgcagcaacagcagcagcagcagctctcccaGTTTACACCACAGCAGCCTCAGCCCCAGCAACCCACAACTTCTAGTCCTCAACAGCCTGGGGAGCAG ggttctgaacaaagttTGACCAGTCAAGAACAAGCCTTATCTGCTCAGCATGCTGCAGTTATTAACCTTGCCGGAGTAGGAAGCTTTATGCATTCACAGGCAGCTG TGTTGTCTCAGCTTGGCTCTGCCGAGAACAGACCTGagcaaagccttcctcagcagagACTCCagctctcctctgcctttcaacagcagcagcaacagatccAA CAGTTACGATTCTTGCAGCATCAAATGGctatggcagcagcagcagcacaaacaGCTCAGCTACATCGTCATCGGCACACAGGCAGCCAGTCAAAAAGTAAAGTGAAGAGAGGCACACCAGCCACTCCAAAATTCTGA
- the SUPT20H gene encoding transcription factor SPT20 homolog isoform X16 has product MQQTLELALDRAEYVIESARQRPPKRKYLSSGRKSIFQKLYDLYIEECEKEPEVKKLRRNVNLLEKLVMQETLSCLVVNLYPGNEGYSLMLRGKNGSDSETIRLPYEEGELLEYLDAEELPPILVDLLEKSQVNIFHCGCVIAEIRDYRQSSNMKSPGYQSRHILLRPTMQTLICDVHSITSDNHKWTQEDKLLLESQLILATAEPLCLDPSVAVTCTANRLLYNRQKMNTRPMKRCFKRYSRSSLNRQQDMSHGPPPPQLKLLDFLQKRKERKAGQHYDLKISKAGNCVDMWKRSPCNLAVPSEVDVEKYAKVEKSIKSDDSQPTVWPAHDVKDDYIFECEAGNQYQKTKLTILQSLGDPLYYGKIQPCKEDEESDSPMSPSHFSTDDHSNWFVIGSKTDAERVVNQYQELVQNEAKCPVKMSHSSSGSASLSQLSPGKETEPETVSVQSSVLGKGVKHRPPPIKLPSTSGNSSSGNYFTPQQASSFLKSPTPPPASKPPSLSRKSSVDLNQVSMLSPAALSPASSSQRTTATQVMANSAGLNFINVVGSVCGAQALMSGSNPMLGCNTGAITPAGINLSGLLPSGGLLPNALPGAMQTASQAGVPFGLKNTSSLRPLNLLQLPGGSLIFNTLQQQQQQQLSQFTPQQPQPQQPTTSSPQQPGEQGSEQSLTSQEQALSAQHAAVINLAGVGSFMHSQAAVLSQLGSAENRPEQSLPQQRLQLSSAFQQQQQQIQQLRFLQHQMAMAAAAAQTAQLHRHRHTGSQSKSKVKRGTPATPKF; this is encoded by the exons ATG CAACAAACTTTAGAACTAGCTTTGGATCGTGCAGAG tatgtCATTGAAAGTGCCCGGCAGAGACCTCCTAAAAGGAAATACCTATCTAGTGGAAG aaaatctatATTTCAAAAACTTTATGACTTATATAttgaagaatgtgaaaaagagcCTGAGGTTAAG aaattaagaagaaatgtgAACTTATTAGAGAAGCTTGTTATGCAAGAGACATTGTCATGTTTAGTGGTCAACCTATACCCGGGAAATGAGGGATATTCTCTGATgctcaggggaaaaaatggatCAG attctGAGACCATTCGACTGCCTTATGAAGAGGGAGAATTGCTTGAATACTTGGATGCAGAAGAATTACCTCCAATTTTGGTTGATCTCCTAGAAAAATCTCAG gttaatatttttcattgtggATGCGTCATAGCAGAAATACGTGACTATAGGCAGTCCAGTAACATGAAATCTCCTGGTTACCAAAGTAGGCACATTCTGTTACGTCCAACAATGCAG ACTTTAATCTGTGATGTACATTCAATAACAAGTGATAACCATAAGTGGACCCAG GAAGACAAACTTTTGCTTGAGAGCCAATTGATTCTGGCTACAGCGGAGCCGCTGTGTCTTGATCCTTCCGTAGCTGTCACCTGCACTGCAAACAGACTGCTCTATAACAGGCAAAAGATGAACACACGCCCAATGAAACG ATGTTTCAAGAGATATTCCAGGTCCTCTCTGAATCGGCAACAGGATATGTCTCATGGTCCACCTCCTCCTCAGCTAAAATTACTTGATTTcttacaaaaaagaaaggaaagaaaagcaggtCAGCATTATGACCTCAAAATTTCTAAAGCAGGAAAT tgtgTAGATATGTGGAAACGGAGTCCCTGTAATTTGGCTGTACCTTCTGAGGTGGAT GTGGAAAAATATGCCAAAGTAGAAAAATCTATCAAGTCTGATGACTCACAACCAACAGTCTGGCCAGCCCAT GATGTAAAAGATGATTATATATTTGAATGTGAAGCTGGTAATCAGTATCAGAAAACAAAGCTGACCATTTTGCAGTCACTTGGTGATCCACTTTACTATGGTAAAATCCAGCCATGTAAAGAAGATGAGGAGAGTGACAGTCCGATGTCACCGTCCCA CTTCTCCACAGATGATCATTCAAAttg GTTCGTTATTGGatcaaagactgatgctgagag AGTAGTCAATCAGTACCAGGAATTGGTCCAGAATGAAGCCAAATGTCCAGTGAAGATGTCACATAGCTCCAGTGGCTCAGCCAGCTTGAGTCAGCTTTCTCCAGGGAAAGAAACAGAA CCTGAGACCGTGTCAGTTCAGTCTTCAGTACTGGGGAAGGGAGTGAAACATCGACCTCCACCCATCAAACTTCCCTCAACCTCAGGAAATAGTTCCTCAG GTAACTATTTTACACCACAACAGGCCAGCAGCTTTCTTAAATCTCCAACTCCTCCTCCTGCTTCTAAGCCACCAAGTCTTTCTCGGAAGTCATCCGTGGATCTTAATCAAGTTAGCATGCTTTCTCCAGCTGCCCTGTCACCTGCCAGTTCATCACAAA GAACCACAGCCACCCAGGTCATGGCAAACTCTGCTGGACTTAACTTCATCAATGTAGTGGGCTCTGTTTG TGGAGCTCAAGCTTTGATGAGTGGTTCAAACCCTATGCTGGGCTGTAACACTGGTGCCATAACTCCTGCAGGAATAAACCTGAGTGGCCTTCTACCCTCAGGGGGTCTGCTACCAAATGCATTGCCGGGTGCAATGCAGACAGCCTCTCAAGcag GTGTTccatttggtttaaaaaatacttcaagtctcaggcccttaaatctactccAG CTTCCAGGCGGCTCGCTCATTTTTAACACtctgcagcaacagcagcagcagcagctctcccaGTTTACACCACAGCAGCCTCAGCCCCAGCAACCCACAACTTCTAGTCCTCAACAGCCTGGGGAGCAG ggttctgaacaaagttTGACCAGTCAAGAACAAGCCTTATCTGCTCAGCATGCTGCAGTTATTAACCTTGCCGGAGTAGGAAGCTTTATGCATTCACAGGCAGCTG TGTTGTCTCAGCTTGGCTCTGCCGAGAACAGACCTGagcaaagccttcctcagcagagACTCCagctctcctctgcctttcaacagcagcagcaacagatccAA CAGTTACGATTCTTGCAGCATCAAATGGctatggcagcagcagcagcacaaacaGCTCAGCTACATCGTCATCGGCACACAGGCAGCCAGTCAAAAAGTAAAGTGAAGAGAGGCACACCAGCCACTCCAAAATTCTGA
- the SUPT20H gene encoding transcription factor SPT20 homolog isoform X10 translates to MQQTLELALDRAEYVIESARQRPPKRKYLSSGRKSIFQKLYDLYIEECEKEPEVKKLRRNVNLLEKLVMQETLSCLVVNLYPGNEGYSLMLRGKNGSDSETIRLPYEEGELLEYLDAEELPPILVDLLEKSQVNIFHCGCVIAEIRDYRQSSNMKSPGYQSRHILLRPTMQTLICDVHSITSDNHKWTQEDKLLLESQLILATAEPLCLDPSVAVTCTANRLLYNRQKMNTRPMKRCFKRYSRSSLNRQQDMSHGPPPPQLKLLDFLQKRKERKAGQHYDLKISKAGNCVDMWKRSPCNLAVPSEVDVEKYAKVEKSIKSDDSQPTVWPAHDVKDDYIFECEAGNQYQKTKLTILQSLGDPLYYGKIQPCKEDEESDSPMSPSHFSTDDHSNWFVIGSKTDAERVVNQYQELVQNEAKCPVKMSHSSSGSASLSQLSPGKETEPETVSVQSSVLGKGVKHRPPPIKLPSTSGNSSSGNYFTPQQASSFLKSPTPPPASKPPSLSRKSSVDLNQVSMLSPAALSPASSSQRSGTPKPSTPTPTPSSTPHPPDAQSSTPITPSATPTPQDSGFTPQPTLLTQFAQQQKSLSQAMPVTTIPLSTMVTSITTGTTATQVMANSAGLNFINVVGSVCGAQALMSGSNPMLGCNTGAITPAGINLSGLLPSGGLLPNALPGAMQTASQAGVPFGLKNTSSLRPLNLLQLPGGSLIFNTLQQQQQQQLSQFTPQQPQPQQPTTSSPQQPGEQGSEQSLTSQEQALSAQHAAVINLAGVGSFMHSQAAAVTILAASNGYGSSSSTNSSATSSSAHRQPVKK, encoded by the exons ATG CAACAAACTTTAGAACTAGCTTTGGATCGTGCAGAG tatgtCATTGAAAGTGCCCGGCAGAGACCTCCTAAAAGGAAATACCTATCTAGTGGAAG aaaatctatATTTCAAAAACTTTATGACTTATATAttgaagaatgtgaaaaagagcCTGAGGTTAAG aaattaagaagaaatgtgAACTTATTAGAGAAGCTTGTTATGCAAGAGACATTGTCATGTTTAGTGGTCAACCTATACCCGGGAAATGAGGGATATTCTCTGATgctcaggggaaaaaatggatCAG attctGAGACCATTCGACTGCCTTATGAAGAGGGAGAATTGCTTGAATACTTGGATGCAGAAGAATTACCTCCAATTTTGGTTGATCTCCTAGAAAAATCTCAG gttaatatttttcattgtggATGCGTCATAGCAGAAATACGTGACTATAGGCAGTCCAGTAACATGAAATCTCCTGGTTACCAAAGTAGGCACATTCTGTTACGTCCAACAATGCAG ACTTTAATCTGTGATGTACATTCAATAACAAGTGATAACCATAAGTGGACCCAG GAAGACAAACTTTTGCTTGAGAGCCAATTGATTCTGGCTACAGCGGAGCCGCTGTGTCTTGATCCTTCCGTAGCTGTCACCTGCACTGCAAACAGACTGCTCTATAACAGGCAAAAGATGAACACACGCCCAATGAAACG ATGTTTCAAGAGATATTCCAGGTCCTCTCTGAATCGGCAACAGGATATGTCTCATGGTCCACCTCCTCCTCAGCTAAAATTACTTGATTTcttacaaaaaagaaaggaaagaaaagcaggtCAGCATTATGACCTCAAAATTTCTAAAGCAGGAAAT tgtgTAGATATGTGGAAACGGAGTCCCTGTAATTTGGCTGTACCTTCTGAGGTGGAT GTGGAAAAATATGCCAAAGTAGAAAAATCTATCAAGTCTGATGACTCACAACCAACAGTCTGGCCAGCCCAT GATGTAAAAGATGATTATATATTTGAATGTGAAGCTGGTAATCAGTATCAGAAAACAAAGCTGACCATTTTGCAGTCACTTGGTGATCCACTTTACTATGGTAAAATCCAGCCATGTAAAGAAGATGAGGAGAGTGACAGTCCGATGTCACCGTCCCA CTTCTCCACAGATGATCATTCAAAttg GTTCGTTATTGGatcaaagactgatgctgagag AGTAGTCAATCAGTACCAGGAATTGGTCCAGAATGAAGCCAAATGTCCAGTGAAGATGTCACATAGCTCCAGTGGCTCAGCCAGCTTGAGTCAGCTTTCTCCAGGGAAAGAAACAGAA CCTGAGACCGTGTCAGTTCAGTCTTCAGTACTGGGGAAGGGAGTGAAACATCGACCTCCACCCATCAAACTTCCCTCAACCTCAGGAAATAGTTCCTCAG GTAACTATTTTACACCACAACAGGCCAGCAGCTTTCTTAAATCTCCAACTCCTCCTCCTGCTTCTAAGCCACCAAGTCTTTCTCGGAAGTCATCCGTGGATCTTAATCAAGTTAGCATGCTTTCTCCAGCTGCCCTGTCACCTGCCAGTTCATCACAAA GATCTGGAACTCCTAAGCCATCTACTCCTACACCAACCCCTTCATCGACCCCACACCCTCCTGATGCTCAGAGCTCAACTCCTATTACCCCTTCAGCTACCCCTACTCCCCAAGATTCAGGCTTCACCCCTCAGCCCACTTTGTTAACTCAGTTTGCTCAGCAGCAAAAGTCTCTGAGCCAGGCAATGCCTGTAACGACCATTCCTCTTTCCACCATGGTAACATCTATAACTACAGGAACCACAGCCACCCAGGTCATGGCAAACTCTGCTGGACTTAACTTCATCAATGTAGTGGGCTCTGTTTG TGGAGCTCAAGCTTTGATGAGTGGTTCAAACCCTATGCTGGGCTGTAACACTGGTGCCATAACTCCTGCAGGAATAAACCTGAGTGGCCTTCTACCCTCAGGGGGTCTGCTACCAAATGCATTGCCGGGTGCAATGCAGACAGCCTCTCAAGcag GTGTTccatttggtttaaaaaatacttcaagtctcaggcccttaaatctactccAG CTTCCAGGCGGCTCGCTCATTTTTAACACtctgcagcaacagcagcagcagcagctctcccaGTTTACACCACAGCAGCCTCAGCCCCAGCAACCCACAACTTCTAGTCCTCAACAGCCTGGGGAGCAG ggttctgaacaaagttTGACCAGTCAAGAACAAGCCTTATCTGCTCAGCATGCTGCAGTTATTAACCTTGCCGGAGTAGGAAGCTTTATGCATTCACAGGCAGCTG CAGTTACGATTCTTGCAGCATCAAATGGctatggcagcagcagcagcacaaacaGCTCAGCTACATCGTCATCGGCACACAGGCAGCCAGTCAAAAAGTAA
- the SUPT20H gene encoding transcription factor SPT20 homolog isoform X11: MQQTLELALDRAEYVIESARQRPPKRKYLSSGRKSIFQKLYDLYIEECEKEPEVKKLRRNVNLLEKLVMQETLSCLVVNLYPGNEGYSLMLRGKNGSDSETIRLPYEEGELLEYLDAEELPPILVDLLEKSQVNIFHCGCVIAEIRDYRQSSNMKSPGYQSRHILLRPTMQTLICDVHSITSDNHKWTQEDKLLLESQLILATAEPLCLDPSVAVTCTANRLLYNRQKMNTRPMKRCFKRYSRSSLNRQQDMSHGPPPPQLKLLDFLQKRKERKAGQHYDLKISKAGNCVDMWKRSPCNLAVPSEVDVEKYAKVEKSIKSDDSQPTVWPAHDVKDDYIFECEAGNQYQKTKLTILQSLGDPLYYGKIQPCKEDEESDSPMSPSQFVIGSKTDAERVVNQYQELVQNEAKCPVKMSHSSSGSASLSQLSPGKETEQPETVSVQSSVLGKGVKHRPPPIKLPSTSGNSSSGNYFTPQQASSFLKSPTPPPASKPPSLSRKSSVDLNQVSMLSPAALSPASSSQRSGTPKPSTPTPTPSSTPHPPDAQSSTPITPSATPTPQDSGFTPQPTLLTQFAQQQKSLSQAMPVTTIPLSTMVTSITTGTTATQVMANSAGLNFINVVGSVCGAQALMSGSNPMLGCNTGAITPAGINLSGLLPSGGLLPNALPGAMQTASQAGVPFGLKNTSSLRPLNLLQLPGGSLIFNTLQQQQQQQLSQFTPQQPQPQQPTTSSPQQPGEQGSEQSLTSQEQALSAQHAAVINLAGVGSFMHSQAAAVTILAASNGYGSSSSTNSSATSSSAHRQPVKK; encoded by the exons ATG CAACAAACTTTAGAACTAGCTTTGGATCGTGCAGAG tatgtCATTGAAAGTGCCCGGCAGAGACCTCCTAAAAGGAAATACCTATCTAGTGGAAG aaaatctatATTTCAAAAACTTTATGACTTATATAttgaagaatgtgaaaaagagcCTGAGGTTAAG aaattaagaagaaatgtgAACTTATTAGAGAAGCTTGTTATGCAAGAGACATTGTCATGTTTAGTGGTCAACCTATACCCGGGAAATGAGGGATATTCTCTGATgctcaggggaaaaaatggatCAG attctGAGACCATTCGACTGCCTTATGAAGAGGGAGAATTGCTTGAATACTTGGATGCAGAAGAATTACCTCCAATTTTGGTTGATCTCCTAGAAAAATCTCAG gttaatatttttcattgtggATGCGTCATAGCAGAAATACGTGACTATAGGCAGTCCAGTAACATGAAATCTCCTGGTTACCAAAGTAGGCACATTCTGTTACGTCCAACAATGCAG ACTTTAATCTGTGATGTACATTCAATAACAAGTGATAACCATAAGTGGACCCAG GAAGACAAACTTTTGCTTGAGAGCCAATTGATTCTGGCTACAGCGGAGCCGCTGTGTCTTGATCCTTCCGTAGCTGTCACCTGCACTGCAAACAGACTGCTCTATAACAGGCAAAAGATGAACACACGCCCAATGAAACG ATGTTTCAAGAGATATTCCAGGTCCTCTCTGAATCGGCAACAGGATATGTCTCATGGTCCACCTCCTCCTCAGCTAAAATTACTTGATTTcttacaaaaaagaaaggaaagaaaagcaggtCAGCATTATGACCTCAAAATTTCTAAAGCAGGAAAT tgtgTAGATATGTGGAAACGGAGTCCCTGTAATTTGGCTGTACCTTCTGAGGTGGAT GTGGAAAAATATGCCAAAGTAGAAAAATCTATCAAGTCTGATGACTCACAACCAACAGTCTGGCCAGCCCAT GATGTAAAAGATGATTATATATTTGAATGTGAAGCTGGTAATCAGTATCAGAAAACAAAGCTGACCATTTTGCAGTCACTTGGTGATCCACTTTACTATGGTAAAATCCAGCCATGTAAAGAAGATGAGGAGAGTGACAGTCCGATGTCACCGTCCCA GTTCGTTATTGGatcaaagactgatgctgagag AGTAGTCAATCAGTACCAGGAATTGGTCCAGAATGAAGCCAAATGTCCAGTGAAGATGTCACATAGCTCCAGTGGCTCAGCCAGCTTGAGTCAGCTTTCTCCAGGGAAAGAAACAGAA CAGCCTGAGACCGTGTCAGTTCAGTCTTCAGTACTGGGGAAGGGAGTGAAACATCGACCTCCACCCATCAAACTTCCCTCAACCTCAGGAAATAGTTCCTCAG GTAACTATTTTACACCACAACAGGCCAGCAGCTTTCTTAAATCTCCAACTCCTCCTCCTGCTTCTAAGCCACCAAGTCTTTCTCGGAAGTCATCCGTGGATCTTAATCAAGTTAGCATGCTTTCTCCAGCTGCCCTGTCACCTGCCAGTTCATCACAAA GATCTGGAACTCCTAAGCCATCTACTCCTACACCAACCCCTTCATCGACCCCACACCCTCCTGATGCTCAGAGCTCAACTCCTATTACCCCTTCAGCTACCCCTACTCCCCAAGATTCAGGCTTCACCCCTCAGCCCACTTTGTTAACTCAGTTTGCTCAGCAGCAAAAGTCTCTGAGCCAGGCAATGCCTGTAACGACCATTCCTCTTTCCACCATGGTAACATCTATAACTACAGGAACCACAGCCACCCAGGTCATGGCAAACTCTGCTGGACTTAACTTCATCAATGTAGTGGGCTCTGTTTG TGGAGCTCAAGCTTTGATGAGTGGTTCAAACCCTATGCTGGGCTGTAACACTGGTGCCATAACTCCTGCAGGAATAAACCTGAGTGGCCTTCTACCCTCAGGGGGTCTGCTACCAAATGCATTGCCGGGTGCAATGCAGACAGCCTCTCAAGcag GTGTTccatttggtttaaaaaatacttcaagtctcaggcccttaaatctactccAG CTTCCAGGCGGCTCGCTCATTTTTAACACtctgcagcaacagcagcagcagcagctctcccaGTTTACACCACAGCAGCCTCAGCCCCAGCAACCCACAACTTCTAGTCCTCAACAGCCTGGGGAGCAG ggttctgaacaaagttTGACCAGTCAAGAACAAGCCTTATCTGCTCAGCATGCTGCAGTTATTAACCTTGCCGGAGTAGGAAGCTTTATGCATTCACAGGCAGCTG CAGTTACGATTCTTGCAGCATCAAATGGctatggcagcagcagcagcacaaacaGCTCAGCTACATCGTCATCGGCACACAGGCAGCCAGTCAAAAAGTAA